A DNA window from Acidobacteriota bacterium contains the following coding sequences:
- a CDS encoding TolC family protein gives MDVGTGRKTRHELRSVALLTMAVALLTAGFGTVWPSAADGAATGPGSQQAAPAGDAISDASAAVESAKAENPTPDAPRRLTLREAGTAALENNPSITAALREEDAGKAQTRQARSGYYPRVESRAVFTNGNNPVYVFGTLLGQQRFSAANFDIDALNHPDPVNNLKGEVTLWQSIWEGGKTPLREKMAHRNEALKGRQTEQARQALLMDVVRHYFAVQLARENLAAARATLASARKSRERIQDLLDQGMVVKSDLLRMDVFVADVRRQELEAESQVRLAAAALKTDLAGAEPGELDPATPLALLDLPVLAEAQARQEALKNRPELAVLREAVEIGKLRVREAQADFKPSIGAFSTVEANQGTTGGSFGANYVVGVQARLTLYDGHYRGAKVAEMKAEAAATEARLKQYEDLLSLQAKDAWLRVGTAKAQHAVAAEAVGMAEESLRIVKNRYEAGMAVLTDLLNAETALLGARTNRCGAVYQYNLALAGLELAVGRLTLDSPIFRAADGQKP, from the coding sequence ATGGACGTTGGAACGGGAAGGAAGACAAGGCACGAGCTTCGGTCGGTCGCGCTACTGACGATGGCCGTGGCGCTGCTGACGGCGGGGTTCGGGACGGTGTGGCCCTCCGCGGCGGACGGCGCGGCGACGGGACCGGGCTCGCAACAGGCCGCCCCGGCCGGTGACGCGATCTCGGACGCCTCCGCGGCGGTGGAAAGCGCAAAGGCGGAAAACCCGACGCCGGACGCGCCCCGGCGGCTGACGCTGCGGGAGGCCGGCACCGCCGCCCTGGAGAACAACCCCTCCATCACGGCGGCGCTGCGGGAGGAGGACGCCGGCAAGGCCCAGACCCGGCAGGCGCGCTCCGGGTACTACCCCCGGGTGGAGAGCCGGGCGGTCTTCACCAACGGCAACAACCCGGTCTACGTCTTCGGGACCCTGCTGGGCCAGCAGCGCTTCTCCGCGGCCAACTTCGACATCGACGCCCTCAACCACCCCGACCCCGTCAACAACCTCAAGGGGGAGGTGACGCTGTGGCAGTCCATCTGGGAGGGGGGGAAGACGCCGCTGCGGGAGAAGATGGCCCACCGGAACGAGGCGCTCAAGGGACGCCAGACCGAACAGGCCCGCCAGGCGCTCCTGATGGACGTGGTGCGGCACTACTTCGCCGTGCAGCTGGCCCGGGAGAACCTGGCCGCGGCCCGCGCCACCCTCGCGTCGGCGCGGAAGAGCCGCGAGCGCATCCAGGACCTTCTGGACCAGGGGATGGTGGTCAAGTCCGACCTCCTCCGCATGGACGTCTTCGTGGCCGACGTCCGGCGCCAGGAACTGGAAGCGGAGAGCCAGGTCCGCCTGGCGGCGGCGGCGCTGAAGACCGACCTGGCCGGCGCCGAGCCGGGAGAGCTCGACCCGGCCACCCCGCTGGCCCTGCTGGACCTCCCGGTCCTCGCCGAGGCGCAGGCGCGGCAGGAGGCCCTGAAGAACCGGCCCGAGCTGGCGGTCCTGCGGGAGGCCGTGGAGATCGGCAAGCTGCGGGTCCGGGAGGCGCAGGCGGACTTCAAGCCCAGCATCGGCGCCTTCTCCACCGTCGAGGCCAACCAGGGGACCACGGGCGGGAGCTTCGGGGCCAACTACGTGGTGGGTGTCCAGGCCCGCCTGACCCTCTACGACGGGCACTACCGCGGGGCGAAAGTGGCGGAGATGAAGGCGGAAGCCGCGGCGACGGAAGCCCGGCTGAAGCAGTACGAGGACCTGCTGTCCCTGCAGGCCAAGGACGCCTGGCTGCGGGTGGGCACCGCGAAGGCCCAGCACGCCGTGGCTGCCGAGGCGGTTGGGATGGCCGAGGAGAGCCTGCGGATCGTGAAGAACCGCTACGAGGCCGGCATGGCCGTGCTGACGGACCTGCTCAACGCCGAGACGGCCCTGCTGGGGGCGCGCACCAACCGCTGCGGCGCGGTCTACCAGTACAACCTGGCCCTGGCCGGGCTCGAGCTGGCCGTGGGCCGGCTGACCCTGGACAGCCCGATCTTCCGCGCCGCCGACGGGCAGAAACCATGA
- a CDS encoding NifB/NifX family molybdenum-iron cluster-binding protein, translating to MKIVFTTTGEGLDAPLDPRFGRAPRFLVYDLDDDTFTVVDNSINLNAAQGAGIQSAETVARTGAKAVVTGHCGPKAFRVLSAAGVKIYPSPEATVAQALAAFRAGKLSEASSADVEGHWA from the coding sequence ATGAAAATCGTATTCACCACCACCGGGGAGGGGCTCGACGCCCCCCTGGACCCCCGGTTCGGCCGGGCGCCCCGCTTCCTGGTCTATGATCTCGACGACGACACGTTCACCGTGGTGGACAACTCCATCAACCTCAACGCCGCCCAGGGGGCCGGGATCCAGTCCGCGGAGACCGTGGCGCGGACGGGAGCGAAGGCCGTGGTGACCGGCCACTGCGGGCCCAAGGCCTTCCGGGTCCTCTCGGCGGCCGGCGTGAAGATCTACCCTTCCCCCGAGGCCACCGTGGCGCAGGCGCTCGCCGCTTTCCGCGCGGGCAAGCTTTCCGAGGCGTCCTCGGCCGACGTCGAAGGACACTGGGCGTAA
- a CDS encoding sigma 54-interacting transcriptional regulator, translating into MAKDKAKSTQSPTEAILESISDGVFTVGPDWRVTSFNRAAEEITGIPREEALGKPCSEVFRSSMCESDCALRETMKTGRPIIGKTGYILTPEGERVPVSVSTAVLRDERSRVTGGAETFRDLSETEALRRELEGKSRVGDLVSHSPAMHRLFEVLPAVAVSPSTVLLQGETGTGKEVLARTLHALSPRNRGPFVAVNCGALPDTLLESELFGYKAGAFTGANRDKPGRFALAKGGTLFLDEIGEISPALQVRLLRVLQDRTYEPLGSTRPETADVRVIVATHRDLAEQVRRGAFREDLFYRVNVVRLELPPLRSRKEDIPLLAGQFVERFNHLQKKHLQGLSPEALSVLLAHEWPGNIRELENVIERAFILCREGPIGVEHLPVELSGRQATRETVPDVRAAHDLLDTRAIRSALERNAFSRVAAARDLGIHKTTLFRRMKKLGIRESGRDGRSGNLPMKGERT; encoded by the coding sequence ATGGCGAAGGACAAGGCGAAATCAACCCAATCCCCCACGGAGGCCATCCTCGAGAGCATCTCCGACGGGGTCTTCACCGTGGGGCCCGACTGGCGGGTCACCTCCTTCAACCGGGCCGCCGAGGAGATCACGGGGATCCCCCGCGAGGAAGCCCTGGGCAAACCCTGCTCGGAGGTGTTCCGATCCAGCATGTGCGAGAGCGACTGCGCCCTCCGGGAGACGATGAAAACCGGCCGCCCCATCATCGGGAAAACCGGCTACATCCTCACACCCGAGGGGGAACGGGTCCCCGTCAGCGTGTCCACGGCCGTGCTGCGCGATGAGCGGAGCCGCGTGACCGGGGGGGCCGAGACCTTCCGGGACCTCTCGGAGACGGAAGCGCTGCGCCGCGAACTGGAGGGGAAATCCCGGGTCGGCGACCTGGTCAGCCACAGCCCCGCGATGCACCGCCTGTTCGAGGTCCTGCCCGCCGTCGCCGTCAGCCCCAGCACCGTCCTCCTCCAGGGGGAGACGGGGACCGGCAAGGAGGTGCTGGCCCGGACCCTCCACGCCCTCAGCCCCCGCAACCGCGGCCCCTTCGTGGCGGTCAACTGTGGGGCCCTCCCCGACACGCTGCTGGAGTCGGAGCTGTTCGGCTACAAGGCCGGGGCCTTCACCGGCGCCAACCGGGACAAGCCCGGCCGCTTCGCCCTGGCAAAGGGGGGGACGCTCTTCCTGGACGAGATCGGGGAGATCAGCCCCGCCCTCCAGGTCCGCCTGCTCCGGGTGCTCCAGGACCGGACCTACGAGCCCCTGGGCTCGACCCGGCCCGAGACCGCCGACGTCCGGGTGATCGTCGCCACCCACCGGGACCTGGCGGAGCAGGTCCGCCGAGGCGCCTTCCGGGAGGACCTCTTCTACCGGGTGAACGTGGTGCGCCTCGAGTTGCCGCCGCTCCGCAGCCGCAAGGAGGACATCCCCCTCCTCGCCGGGCAGTTCGTGGAGCGCTTCAACCACCTTCAGAAAAAACACCTCCAGGGGCTCTCCCCCGAGGCCCTCTCCGTCCTCCTCGCCCACGAGTGGCCGGGGAACATCCGCGAACTGGAAAACGTCATCGAGCGCGCCTTCATCCTCTGCCGGGAAGGGCCCATCGGGGTCGAGCACCTCCCGGTGGAACTGTCGGGACGCCAGGCCACGCGGGAGACGGTCCCGGACGTCCGGGCCGCCCACGACCTCCTCGACACCCGGGCCATCCGCTCCGCGCTGGAGCGCAACGCCTTCAGCCGCGTGGCCGCGGCCCGGGACCTCGGGATCCACAAGACCACCCTCTTCCGCCGGATGAAAAAGCTGGGGATCCGGGAGAGCGGCCGGGACGGCCGATCCGGAAACCTGCCCATGAAAGGGGAAAGAACATGA
- a CDS encoding ATP-binding protein — protein sequence MILAVASGKGGTGKTTVSANLARVFGRPVQVLDCDVEAPNGHLFLKGPRVAEEVVTVPVPRVDAARCDGCGECGRFCAFRAIVSFGTAPLLFPELCHACGGCARVCPRGAIDEVPRRLGVIETFQSGDVTLVAGSLDVGVPTAPPLIRAVKARLRPGIPAILDAPPGTSCPVIATIRGADFALLVTEPTPFGLHDLELAVDMVRHLRVPFGVAVNRAGSGDDRVHRYCRGENIPVLLEIPDDRRIAEAYSRGDLMVEALPEYRGLFTRLREIVESKPQEGERQCL from the coding sequence ATGATCCTCGCCGTAGCCTCGGGCAAAGGGGGAACCGGGAAGACCACCGTGTCCGCGAACCTGGCGCGGGTGTTCGGACGCCCCGTGCAGGTCCTGGACTGCGACGTGGAGGCGCCCAACGGCCACCTCTTCCTGAAAGGGCCGCGGGTCGCCGAGGAAGTCGTCACCGTCCCCGTTCCCCGGGTGGACGCGGCCCGCTGCGACGGCTGCGGCGAGTGCGGGCGGTTCTGCGCCTTCCGCGCCATCGTCTCCTTCGGGACCGCGCCGCTCCTGTTCCCGGAGTTGTGCCACGCCTGCGGGGGGTGTGCCCGGGTATGTCCCCGGGGGGCCATCGACGAGGTCCCCCGCCGCCTGGGCGTGATCGAAACCTTCCAATCCGGCGACGTCACCCTCGTCGCGGGCAGCCTCGACGTCGGCGTCCCCACGGCCCCGCCCCTGATCCGGGCAGTCAAGGCCCGCCTGCGGCCGGGCATCCCCGCCATCCTGGACGCGCCGCCGGGGACCTCCTGCCCGGTGATCGCCACGATCCGCGGCGCCGATTTCGCCCTGCTGGTGACCGAGCCGACGCCGTTTGGCCTCCACGACCTCGAACTGGCCGTTGACATGGTGCGCCACCTGCGGGTACCCTTCGGCGTGGCGGTCAACCGCGCCGGGTCCGGTGACGACCGGGTGCACCGCTACTGCCGGGGGGAGAACATCCCGGTCCTGCTGGAAATCCCTGATGACCGCCGGATCGCCGAGGCTTACTCCCGGGGGGACCTGATGGTGGAGGCGCTGCCGGAGTACCGGGGCCTTTTCACGCGGCTGCGGGAAATCGTCGAGAGCAAGCCGCAGGAGGGAGAGAGGCAATGTCTGTAG
- a CDS encoding DUF89 family protein, which yields MKTSLECIPCLVRQALDVARLASPDPAVHETAVRDLLRRASRADFHRPPPFLAQQVHRRLRTLTGGVDPYRDLKQRFTHLALTLAEAWQERLHRLRDPLELAIRLAIAANVIDLGAKTGLTEADLPRAFEQAVNAPLSGDVETFRSAVAAAGRILFLADNAGEIVFDRLLIGQIGPGKVTVAVRGAPVINDATLEDAAEAGLTGFVEVLSNGSDAPGTILEDCSAAFRRRFDAADLVVAKGQGNYETLAGATRSIFFLFKVKCPVVAAHAGLPLGAHALLAHPAPPDTGHEHGAGERNGGGA from the coding sequence ATGAAGACCTCTCTCGAATGCATTCCCTGCCTGGTGCGCCAGGCGCTGGACGTGGCCCGGCTGGCCTCCCCGGACCCCGCCGTCCACGAGACGGCGGTGCGCGACCTCCTGCGGCGGGCAAGCCGGGCGGACTTCCACCGCCCGCCGCCTTTTTTGGCCCAGCAGGTCCACCGCCGGCTGCGGACGCTGACGGGAGGGGTCGACCCTTACCGGGATTTGAAACAGCGCTTCACGCACCTGGCCCTGACCCTGGCCGAAGCGTGGCAGGAACGCCTGCACCGCCTTCGGGATCCCCTGGAACTCGCGATCCGCCTCGCCATCGCCGCCAACGTCATCGACCTGGGCGCCAAGACCGGGCTGACGGAGGCCGACCTGCCCCGGGCCTTCGAGCAGGCCGTCAACGCCCCGCTCAGCGGTGACGTCGAGACCTTCCGCTCCGCGGTGGCGGCGGCGGGCCGGATCCTCTTCCTGGCGGACAACGCCGGCGAGATCGTTTTCGATCGCCTCCTGATCGGGCAGATCGGGCCCGGCAAGGTGACCGTCGCCGTCCGGGGCGCCCCGGTGATCAACGACGCGACCCTGGAAGACGCGGCGGAGGCGGGCCTGACCGGCTTCGTCGAGGTGCTCTCCAACGGCTCCGACGCGCCCGGGACGATCCTGGAGGACTGCTCCGCGGCCTTCCGCCGTCGCTTCGACGCGGCCGACCTGGTGGTCGCCAAGGGCCAGGGCAACTACGAGACCCTGGCGGGTGCGACCCGGTCGATTTTCTTCCTTTTCAAGGTGAAGTGCCCCGTGGTGGCGGCCCACGCCGGCCTCCCCCTCGGGGCCCACGCGCTCCTGGCCCACCCCGCCCCGCCGGACACGGGGCATGAACACGGCGCCGGCGAAAGGAACGGAGGCGGCGCATGA
- a CDS encoding bifunctional metallophosphatase/5'-nucleotidase has translation MTSQARLLRVVLAACLLMLAGGAQASPPAPVEITLLHVNDTHGYLMPALRKNVDEAVPTGGAGYLAGLIRQERDRAPERTLLLSAGDMFQGTPVSNSFQGKPVIEWMNHLGFDAMAVGNHEFDWGRDVLGRLRESAAFPFLAANIEAVGSRGPPLFPPSAVFERGGVRVAVIGVATPVTPHITRAENTRGLVFHEPADVLPPLVRKARRDGARLVVVLSHLGFEADRELARKVRDIDVIVGGHSHTAVREPLRVGRTLIAQAGSYGIYLGVLRLRVKPGGRGPVEVLPGSGLVTVLAGPDRPRDDVAAGMVDAYFERIKADFSRVVGSTTVDVDHDSRGETAAGNLVCDAMRESAKADLAIQNSGGIRNSLPRGDITKEQVFSLLPFDNRVVVLEMNGAQVRRLFEGIGLLERQPPQISGAVLEYRQRTDGKLELLDVRVGEARLDDTKRYRVATNDFLVESGRGYQVLGEVGSTQLDLVLWDVLLEYLGRHSPVSPRVEGRIVIRGPVSAKTAH, from the coding sequence ATGACAAGCCAGGCCCGACTCCTCCGGGTCGTGTTGGCCGCCTGCCTCCTGATGCTGGCCGGTGGGGCGCAGGCCTCCCCCCCCGCCCCGGTGGAGATCACCCTCCTCCACGTCAACGACACCCACGGCTACCTGATGCCCGCCCTGCGAAAAAACGTCGACGAGGCGGTCCCCACGGGCGGGGCCGGGTACCTTGCGGGGCTCATCCGGCAGGAACGGGACCGGGCCCCGGAACGGACGCTCCTCCTCTCGGCGGGCGACATGTTCCAGGGGACCCCCGTGTCCAACTCCTTCCAGGGGAAGCCGGTGATCGAGTGGATGAACCACCTGGGCTTCGACGCCATGGCCGTGGGCAACCACGAGTTCGACTGGGGCCGGGACGTCCTGGGGCGGTTGAGGGAGTCGGCCGCCTTTCCCTTCCTGGCCGCCAACATCGAGGCGGTCGGCAGCCGCGGCCCGCCCCTCTTCCCGCCGAGCGCCGTGTTCGAACGGGGGGGCGTCCGGGTCGCCGTGATCGGGGTGGCCACCCCCGTCACCCCCCACATCACGCGGGCGGAGAACACCCGCGGCCTGGTGTTTCACGAACCGGCCGACGTCCTCCCCCCCCTCGTCCGCAAGGCCCGCCGGGACGGCGCCCGGCTCGTGGTGGTGCTCTCCCACCTCGGCTTCGAGGCGGACCGCGAACTGGCGCGGAAGGTCCGGGACATCGACGTCATCGTCGGCGGTCACAGCCACACCGCGGTCCGGGAACCGCTCCGGGTCGGCCGGACCCTGATCGCCCAGGCGGGGTCCTACGGGATATACCTCGGGGTCCTGCGCCTCCGGGTGAAACCGGGCGGGCGAGGCCCCGTCGAGGTTTTACCCGGGAGCGGGCTCGTCACCGTGCTCGCGGGACCGGACCGGCCCCGGGACGACGTTGCGGCCGGGATGGTCGACGCCTACTTCGAGCGGATCAAGGCCGATTTCTCCCGCGTGGTGGGCTCGACGACGGTGGACGTGGACCACGACTCCCGGGGCGAAACGGCCGCCGGGAACCTGGTGTGCGACGCCATGCGGGAGTCCGCGAAGGCCGACCTCGCCATACAGAACTCCGGGGGCATCCGGAACAGCCTTCCCCGGGGGGACATCACCAAGGAACAGGTCTTCTCCCTGCTCCCCTTCGACAACCGGGTCGTGGTCCTCGAGATGAACGGGGCCCAGGTGCGGCGTCTCTTCGAAGGGATCGGGCTGCTCGAGCGGCAGCCGCCGCAGATCTCGGGCGCCGTGCTGGAGTACCGGCAGCGCACGGACGGGAAACTGGAACTCCTGGACGTCCGCGTCGGCGAGGCCCGCCTGGACGACACGAAACGGTACCGGGTCGCCACCAACGACTTCCTCGTGGAGAGCGGGCGCGGCTACCAGGTCCTCGGCGAGGTCGGGAGCACGCAGCTCGACCTGGTCCTCTGGGACGTGCTGCTGGAGTACCTGGGGCGCCACTCGCCGGTTTCCCCCCGCGTGGAGGGCCGGATCGTCATCCGGGGACCGGTGAGCGCGAAGACGGCCCACTGA
- a CDS encoding efflux RND transporter periplasmic adaptor subunit gives MKITSIIILVALPALAGCGGHAPEKGEAKAPPAVQAQVTEVKTVDVADGYTATGTVRARDSVTVSSKAMGSLVSVHVKQGDKVGAGQLLAVVDARDMAAQHKTAQAGVEEARTALAEVDQGIRAAQVQLDLARTTYGRMKALREKDSVSKQEFDEAETRLKLAEANQLALQARRSQVEAGIRRAEAGAAAAETVLAFARITAPFAGTVTEKLAEPGTLAAPGVPLFIIERGGGHRLEVAVDESRLGAITVGQTVRVTLDAFGESFDAAVAEVLPTLNPLSRTATVKIDLPSREGLRSGLFGRAVFGAGARKALTVPREAVQTRGQIQWVFAVEEGVARNRMVTLGEGAGPGGPAEVLTGLAEGEKVVCPVPPGLRDGVRVEVRP, from the coding sequence ATGAAGATAACGAGCATCATCATCCTGGTCGCGCTGCCGGCCCTGGCGGGCTGCGGGGGGCACGCCCCGGAGAAGGGCGAGGCGAAGGCCCCGCCCGCCGTGCAGGCGCAGGTGACGGAGGTCAAGACCGTGGACGTGGCCGACGGCTACACCGCCACCGGCACCGTCCGGGCCCGGGACAGCGTCACCGTCTCCAGCAAGGCGATGGGCAGCCTCGTCTCCGTCCACGTCAAGCAGGGGGACAAGGTGGGCGCCGGGCAGCTCCTGGCGGTGGTGGACGCCCGGGACATGGCCGCCCAGCACAAGACCGCCCAGGCGGGGGTCGAGGAGGCGAGGACGGCCCTGGCGGAGGTGGACCAGGGGATCCGGGCGGCCCAGGTGCAGCTGGACCTGGCCCGGACCACGTACGGCCGAATGAAGGCCCTCCGCGAGAAGGACTCGGTCTCGAAGCAGGAGTTCGACGAGGCGGAAACCCGCTTGAAGCTCGCCGAAGCGAACCAGCTCGCCCTCCAGGCCAGGCGGTCGCAGGTGGAGGCCGGGATCCGGCGGGCCGAGGCCGGGGCCGCGGCGGCCGAGACCGTCCTGGCCTTTGCCCGGATCACGGCCCCCTTCGCCGGGACCGTCACCGAGAAGCTGGCGGAGCCGGGGACCCTGGCCGCCCCGGGTGTGCCCCTCTTCATCATCGAGCGCGGGGGCGGGCATCGGCTGGAGGTGGCGGTGGACGAGTCCCGCCTGGGCGCCATCACGGTGGGGCAGACCGTCCGGGTCACCCTGGACGCCTTCGGAGAGAGCTTCGACGCCGCGGTGGCCGAGGTCCTCCCGACACTGAACCCCCTGTCCCGCACCGCCACCGTCAAGATCGATCTCCCGTCGCGGGAAGGGCTCCGTTCCGGTCTCTTCGGCCGGGCCGTCTTCGGCGCCGGGGCCCGAAAGGCGCTCACCGTGCCCCGGGAGGCCGTCCAGACGCGCGGGCAGATCCAGTGGGTCTTCGCGGTGGAGGAAGGGGTCGCCCGCAACCGGATGGTCACCCTGGGCGAGGGCGCCGGTCCTGGCGGCCCGGCCGAGGTGCTGACGGGACTGGCGGAGGGAGAGAAAGTGGTCTGCCCTGTCCCGCCCGGGCTTCGGGACGGCGTCCGCGTGGAGGTCCGGCCGTGA
- a CDS encoding winged helix DNA-binding protein, whose product MVHEKLCRMKDLFRRMYAFEAELQKEWGLSLNEAMALCTLSGGTRNAGEVAAEVGLSESRMSRVLGSLESKGFIHRDVSHDDKRVMLFSLTPAGREKLDGIQAAGMPFGFCDEAGVGTDAADERSASDQG is encoded by the coding sequence ATGGTTCACGAAAAACTCTGCAGGATGAAGGACCTTTTCCGCCGGATGTACGCCTTCGAGGCGGAACTCCAGAAGGAGTGGGGCCTCTCCCTCAACGAGGCCATGGCCTTGTGCACGCTCTCGGGAGGCACCCGCAACGCGGGCGAGGTGGCGGCGGAGGTCGGGCTGTCGGAATCCCGGATGTCCCGGGTGCTGGGCTCGCTCGAGAGCAAGGGGTTCATCCACCGGGACGTGTCCCACGACGACAAGCGGGTCATGCTCTTCTCCCTGACCCCCGCCGGGCGGGAGAAACTGGACGGCATCCAGGCGGCGGGCATGCCCTTCGGGTTCTGCGACGAGGCCGGCGTCGGCACGGACGCGGCCGATGAGCGGTCTGCGTCAGATCAGGGATGA
- a CDS encoding zinc ribbon domain-containing protein, with product MLTYEYECEGCGKVVEQRRSITADPLSECPHCGGRVRQLVTGGAGFVIKGSGAAAPRGPEGGGCALEREGLTCCGRDGRCGKPPCGGEP from the coding sequence ATGCTGACTTACGAATACGAATGCGAAGGATGTGGCAAGGTGGTCGAACAGCGCCGGAGCATCACTGCGGACCCGCTGTCGGAATGCCCCCACTGCGGCGGCAGGGTCCGCCAGTTGGTCACCGGGGGGGCGGGCTTCGTGATCAAGGGGTCGGGCGCAGCCGCCCCCCGGGGGCCCGAAGGCGGGGGATGCGCCCTGGAGCGGGAGGGCCTGACCTGCTGCGGCCGGGACGGCCGGTGCGGAAAACCTCCCTGCGGGGGCGAGCCATGA
- a CDS encoding peroxiredoxin: protein MPRIGDQAPPFKAVTTQGMIDFPGQYAGSWVILFSHPADFTPVCTTEFMTFATMEAQFARVNCKLVGLSVDGLFSHIAWLRTIKEKIEYRGMKDVEVKFPLIEDITMEVSRLYGMIQPGESSTKAVRAVFVIDPKGIIRTIIYYPLSTGRNFDEIYRLIVALQTADAFSVATPADWRPGDPVIVPPAGSCGVAKERMEGQAGLKCYDWFFCTRELSAEEIDAAVAKK, encoded by the coding sequence ATGCCCCGGATCGGGGACCAGGCCCCCCCCTTCAAGGCGGTCACCACCCAGGGGATGATCGACTTCCCGGGCCAGTACGCCGGCAGCTGGGTGATCCTCTTCAGTCACCCCGCGGACTTCACCCCCGTGTGCACCACCGAGTTCATGACCTTCGCCACCATGGAAGCGCAGTTCGCCAGGGTCAACTGCAAGCTGGTGGGCCTGTCCGTGGACGGCCTCTTCAGCCACATCGCCTGGCTGCGCACCATCAAGGAGAAGATCGAGTACCGCGGGATGAAGGACGTGGAGGTGAAGTTCCCCCTCATCGAGGACATCACCATGGAGGTCTCCCGCCTGTACGGGATGATCCAGCCGGGAGAGAGTTCCACCAAGGCCGTGCGCGCCGTGTTCGTCATCGACCCCAAGGGCATCATCCGCACCATCATCTACTACCCGCTGAGCACGGGCCGGAACTTCGACGAGATCTACCGCCTGATCGTGGCCCTGCAGACGGCGGACGCCTTCTCCGTGGCCACCCCGGCGGACTGGCGCCCCGGCGACCCCGTCATCGTCCCGCCCGCCGGCTCCTGCGGCGTGGCCAAGGAGCGCATGGAGGGGCAGGCCGGCCTGAAGTGCTACGACTGGTTCTTCTGCACCAGGGAACTGAGTGCCGAGGAAATCGACGCCGCCGTCGCGAAGAAGTGA